A window of the Geitlerinema sp. PCC 9228 genome harbors these coding sequences:
- a CDS encoding tetratricopeptide repeat protein, whose amino-acid sequence MKRSLVGYTVAATWFLGMGWLAGQTPMLAVEKHSVAQSDAETLPSVEDVENSPETSEGNETEVPNERQMPVNEELPESQNLENPANPSQNDAETNYRDAPSSPNWIQRGHQQMKQGRYQAAVMAYDRVLQNNPESASIWVYRGTALEQLQEYEKALDSHQEAIAIEPSYSAAWYGRGISLLYLSRYESALTAFERALNGDGNWENRSQADALNNKGVALWHLQRHEEALQAYQQALEMNPDHALAQENLTKLQRQMEREQASTSE is encoded by the coding sequence GGCTGGCAGGTCAAACGCCCATGCTTGCTGTTGAGAAACATTCTGTAGCCCAGTCGGATGCAGAAACGTTGCCCAGCGTCGAAGATGTAGAAAATTCCCCCGAAACGAGCGAAGGAAACGAAACGGAAGTTCCCAATGAAAGACAGATGCCGGTGAATGAGGAATTGCCGGAGTCCCAAAATTTAGAAAATCCTGCCAATCCTTCGCAAAATGATGCTGAAACCAACTATCGAGATGCCCCCAGTTCTCCCAACTGGATCCAACGCGGTCACCAACAAATGAAACAAGGTCGCTACCAAGCGGCGGTTATGGCGTACGACCGCGTGTTGCAAAATAATCCAGAATCGGCTTCAATTTGGGTCTATCGCGGTACGGCGTTGGAACAGTTGCAGGAATACGAAAAGGCGTTGGATTCCCATCAAGAAGCGATCGCGATCGAGCCTTCCTATTCCGCTGCTTGGTATGGTCGTGGCATTAGCTTGCTATATCTCAGCCGTTACGAATCTGCCTTGACAGCTTTTGAACGCGCTCTCAACGGCGATGGCAATTGGGAAAATCGCTCCCAAGCCGATGCTTTGAACAACAAAGGGGTTGCTTTGTGGCATTTGCAGCGTCATGAAGAAGCCTTGCAAGCGTACCAACAGGCTTTGGAAATGAATCCCGATCATGCCCTCGCCCAAGAGAATTTAACCAAGCTCCAACGACAAATGGAACGGGAGCAGGCTAGCACTTCTGAATAG